Sequence from the Carassius gibelio isolate Cgi1373 ecotype wild population from Czech Republic chromosome A7, carGib1.2-hapl.c, whole genome shotgun sequence genome:
TTCTTTGCACTCACATGTTGAATTCATTAATTCCCAGAACATATTCCCTTAAGTTTTAAGGACTTGACAGAGTTCAAATTGCCAGAGAGTTTCATCATGGGCCAATTTGCCCTTCATACCTTTTTCAATAACAAACGAAGGAAGCATATTTAAGGGTGGGTAATCACAGCAGAGGGATTGCCTCATAGCGGGAAGGTGGAAAATACATgtgattttctaaatattatttcaaaagcaACATGATActtcacaaaataataattgtgatttGTAACATCAGAATCAAGATGTAACCACTGAGGTGAAAGATTGAAAGCTTCTGTTCTGCGGTACTGTTTTTGGGTGTGAGATTCGCAAAAGGCAGGGCTGTTGAGCAAGATATCGGTGACCGGAATTAGTTACGCGGAATGAAccacataacatttttatttctgatgTCACAACCCCGTGTATGGTATGCAGAGCATTACGCCCACCGTGATTAGTAATGCCAGGTTCAAAGTGTCTGTTCTCCGCTCCTAGACCTTTGCAAAATGGAGAGGTCTGCTAATTCCATTACCTCAGTCCTAATCATGCAGTTTCAGCcctgtattaatttctataacGCCAAACTCGACTTCCTCCCAGACCCAAACTAATCTTCGGCTCATGTCCTGTGTGTGAACCTTCAGACACGCGGAGGCTTGGACTAGCACCCCTGAACTCTTAATCACCACAGATTTGTGTTTTGCGAACCGATTACACACATGTGCTGACATGTGCTGTTAAAGGGCAGGGGTGTTGAAACTGAAAGCACATCTTGGTCACCTTGGTCTTTATGGCAGGTAACTGGGGACaaagatgaaaatatatatttttttagacttGAAGCACATATCTCTCACACAGAGACTCCTTTTGTCAAGTCTCCTGAGTGTAATCATCTCAGCGAGAGCAGAGACAATTGTTGTGAACTGGCCAGCTGTGTTGGATCTGTGGGATTTCCATTCTGTCAACAGGAAGCTCAATATTTGCGTTTAAATGGGGATGTTGCTACTGTTTCAATAGAAGGAAGTGAATTGACCTAAGGCTGACTGAAGCATTCCTTAGGTAGAAGAGAAACATAATTCCACTCCACTGGGGACTTTGAGCTATGtctaggttttttttgttttttttttaaatacaaaaaaaaaataataataataataataaaaaaaatccttatataTTCAATTCCTTATATTCAGCAGATATAATTTTGATCATTGTAATTCAACTGAAGCAATCTTAGAAATATCAGACTGACTGCTCAATTACTcaataaacaacaataacaacaacaacaaaaacaaggtaAAGCTTATTCAACCATACTTATGGTATAATGTTTTATAGTGTTGTGCTCTCAcggttctatatatatatatatatatatatatatatatatatatatttttttttttgagttttttagTATTTAGTGAGATTTGAAAGCCACCCCCCTTCCCACACCTTCTTAGCGATTTTCATTCTCTTTTGCTGTATTATCAGGGACattgctacactgtaaaaagcaaTTAGTTGAATTTACTTGGAAAACCTGTGGAAACTGATTACCTCAAATCTCTCAAGCAAATTAGTTAATCAATTTTGAGTTGATACAACTTATTGCAGCTTTGCAAATCTAACTTGGGTATTTGTAGTGGTAACTAGAAAACTTGAGTATTCGTAACTCAATCTGACCAGTTGAGCCAACTTACACATTCAAGATAATTTTAGTACAATCAAAAGAGTAAACTTAACAAGTCTGCTTGTTCACATTACTAGAAAAAAGTGTGGAAACTGATTACCTTAAATTTCTCAAGTAAGTTGTACTAAAAATTCTAAGTTAAAACAGACAAAATATCTTTGACACAACACTGGGACATTTATTTGTTCCATAAAACAATGTCATGCCTTCAAATCAACACAGCACACTGCATTTTTTCACATACAGCAATTACATACAATCAATGCtcccttttttgacatttttacctTTTCTCACAGTGGTGAAATAcagcatttttttctaaaattagcaCCTTTTCTAAAACAAACCACTTAACCCTGTTAAGCAAATTGCACGTTTTCCTACAAGAAACAAAAGATTCTTCTGTTTTTTTAGTACTGAACAACCttcctatttattttaaaagtttctttaaagactacactatattctaaaatataaaattacattccTGATTACTATTTTCTATCTCCGCAATGGTCAATTCTGAACAAACTGAAAAATGGTCAATCATGGCACAACAATGTTACAGCAACAGGCGATTTTTCAGGTTTGAGAGACTTGCCCCGAGTGACAATCACACTTTGAAAGAAATCAAACATGTTCTTCAGTACAGCAGGATACTCTACATTCAGAGcataaatgagccaaaaaagcagGCACATTGCTTTGGGAAGGTTTCCCAGATCATCCATTACAACTCTACCTTCCAAAATAATTGCAGTGAATGTGGCATCCAGATGCAAACAGTAAGGCACGGTTGCAGAGTCCTCAGGTATCACAAACAATATTCCGATTGAAATTCCGGACATCTCTCCTTTGTCATCACAGTCCTAAAAACATGAGCAGCATATGACAAGAATGAAGTGAAAGTAACATCATACATTCAGAACATATATTCATgttaaaaatatgcaaataaattaacGTATTATGACGCAAAGTTCTTTTCATATTTGACACAGCAGCAGATGCAGAGGATGATTTTGTTTTCCTGCGATATATTTTGAATTTCCCACAATTGTTTTTTACTTGAGCtgccacaaaataaaatgtattctttttatttaagctgcagtccataacttGGTGCTCaggcggttaataaacagaactgtctGTGTCTTGTATAAGAAcgttgtagccggagctacttttTATGTCGAtaagaataaaactaaaaataagttttgtttttttgacaaatCACAAAAATCTACTAATTTAACTTAAGTTCAGTGTTTATTCAAGACATgtgaacagtcagtaataaaataagaactaaTGAGCAAATCACAAGCAGTCGCaccaaataaatacacaacaacAAAGCCACAAAATAAACAGGGGTTTAAGTTTCAGGCAGTTCTAACAattcagctgcagaaattgaataattaaatgtaaagcaACACTGAATTATCTTCactacataaattaaatatacattgtcTGGCCATAAAATTCTAACACTTAAGTATTTCCAaggattattttgttgttgtttggccAGGCAATGTAATTTCTATAGCTAAATACTATTGTTAGAACTACCCCAAAAAACGTAAACCCCCGTTTATTTTGTGTCTTTGTAGTTGTGTATTTATTTGGTGCTAGtgcttgtgatttgttcattagttcttattttattactgactgtttacttgttaCCACAAgaacacaggaaacagatgattcttctgcacaatctgactttgctgcagtctggaattgaactactggtttcgtctggtcagaggagaactgaccccaactgagcctggtttctcccaaggtttttttctccattctgtcaccgatggagtttcggttccttgccgctgtcacctctggcttgcttagttggagtcacttcatctacagcgatatcgttgacttgattgcaaataaatgcacagacactatttaactgaacagagatgacatcactgaattcaatgatgaactgcctttaactatcattttgcattattgacacactgttttcataataaatgttgttcaattgctttgacgcaatgtattttgtttaaagcgctatataaataaaggtgacttgacttgtgaaTAAACACTGAACTTTTAGTTAAAATAGTAGATTTTGTTGTGATACCAAAATGGGTCAAAACAATAAAAGCTCCAGTCCGtagctttttgttttgtgttcaaaattgacAATTTCTATAATGAGtcagtacatcatgaatccattttacaAACCATGTTTTTGGTTTCTTTGGGCAAAAAAGGATTcttgtagttatttttatttaagtttgaaccactgatgtcccatggaatattttaacgatgtccttactacatttctggctTTTGGAACATTTTAGTTACATTGCTGTCAATGCAGGATCAGGAAGCTCTTCGATTTCATTCAAAATGCGTACATTTTTATTCTGAAGATGGATGAAactcttacgggtttggaacaacaaaaggctgagtgattaatgacaatttttgtttttatttttgggtgaactatccatttacaCAGCTATGTCAGAAGAAACACCCATCTCCATATATTTCAGGATGACAGTGTCAAGATTCTTTGGACCAaaagtgtgaagaaaaaaaaggttcagtGAGCATGAGGAATCATTTTCATTTATGAATTGAATTGATCTTCACCCTACTGAAAGCCTTTAGGATATGCTGGAGTTGGCTTGACTCTCCCATTGTCATTACAAGATCTTGGCCAAAAATTAATGCAACTCTTGATGGAAATAAATGTTTCCTAACATTGTTGAAACAATGTCTCAATGAAAGCACAAAATGACGACAGCTATAGGTAGcccaatgaaaaattaaaaaaaaaaaacaatgtaatctCAACATTGTCATTTCGGCATATGGACAGGAgtacttatataaaatataaaaagctacAGACCGCATTAATTAGGGATCAAATAATTATTGTCAAACTACAACATGCAAGAAACATCAATCACTTCAATAatgattacattataaaatattaagtatttgCTTATTAGCGATTAGTTcttgttgaagggatagttcgcccaaaagtgagtattctgtcattaattactcacagtcatgttgttttaaaccagtaagacctttgttcatcttcagaacacaaattaagataattcTGATGAGATACCTCCTCTTTTCTGTTCTCCTTATCG
This genomic interval carries:
- the LOC128016716 gene encoding uncharacterized protein LOC128016716 isoform X6; the encoded protein is MDAGVRNRDDDDELQMCGSTTSSVAYLAKTCKPNFQELDRFTQRFIHIFKAKGGDIGCKLKKILQQIENEKSEIIGRRTAVLHGLPLLLRADPTDFYKTCFDCDDKGEMSGISIGILFVIPEDSATVPYCLHLDATFTAIILEGRVVMDDLGNLPKAMCLLFWLIYALNVEYPAVLKNMFDFFQSVIVTRGKSLKPEKSPVAVTLLCHD